One genomic segment of uncultured Campylobacter sp. includes these proteins:
- a CDS encoding dynamin family protein produces MQAAQTDLNLTSNLPAVQACLNLIYAKFHPESDLAGANFTKGEAVDTDKFLSEIWGALKLFLDPKTEILADERSLAVLLAADAENFDRFMALKEFRDILHALGLKADIYSLQCAQLGTINALKSAKISNSKLLATLEILQRENIISAAHFKRLSEFLQTLGADLTAGNEQEGLNFKKSDVFHQKIDALNDICERILSLNPGESVANAATKARQKAHELEFNVAVTGVINAGKSTLLNALLDKKILGASNVPETVNLTVLKYAPEPFAKVNFWSEAELKELGIAQGKDDEIAEIYGGAGVKFESETAQNLKVKFNADDESAAKFESPSASEICFEPPASKTVKTDEIKRYTSADSKYAKFVKSVELYENLELLKDNVRIIDTPGIDDAVAAREELVRRFMRECDLMVHLMNVSQSATQKDLDFIVSSLQNSHAVRLAVLLTHADVLKQGELNEVAAYAKKSVEERTRGLGVGAEFFAVSAKSYFEGAQNSGVEEFKEYLYETLFGQNSQKSRLGIEAYKKELGRVCAQFAADTQSEILKLTGSNLSLSQRLSELNEQKVALDSRLKDVRDAVKEELERLDTAKTAASYELGLKSLAQTLKQRVADDINYAASKKQKIDPQRLSRIAQTTIKDGVIVLMRQNRNEIVRQIAACAQNIALKFGEFEGKSAAAEVFSINDYLNSKGISLECSQVADAVTSAANSGAQGIPEAAKVAAEEFLGAQRIKNFVFELSEFEKSEFKKQIEAALKDKEKALAISEEALKIELAQLAKTSGRDSRELERLNSQSEAINAINLELQSV; encoded by the coding sequence TTGCAGGCTGCGCAAACGGATTTAAATTTAACATCAAATCTACCCGCCGTCCAAGCTTGTTTAAATTTAATTTATGCTAAATTTCACCCCGAAAGCGACCTTGCGGGCGCAAATTTTACCAAAGGCGAAGCGGTGGACACGGATAAATTTTTAAGCGAAATTTGGGGCGCTCTTAAGCTATTTTTAGACCCTAAAACGGAAATTCTCGCAGACGAGCGAAGTCTCGCCGTTTTACTCGCGGCGGATGCTGAAAATTTTGATAGATTTATGGCGCTAAAGGAGTTTAGGGATATCCTGCATGCGCTTGGGCTAAAAGCCGACATATACAGCCTCCAGTGCGCTCAGCTAGGCACGATAAACGCTCTAAAATCCGCTAAAATCTCAAATTCAAAGCTCCTGGCCACCCTAGAAATCCTGCAAAGAGAAAACATAATCTCTGCTGCGCATTTTAAGAGGCTTTCGGAGTTTTTACAGACTCTCGGCGCGGATTTGACCGCAGGGAACGAGCAAGAAGGCTTAAATTTTAAAAAATCAGACGTCTTTCACCAAAAAATAGATGCGCTAAATGATATCTGCGAGCGAATTTTATCGCTAAATCCTGGCGAGAGCGTCGCAAACGCAGCGACAAAAGCGCGCCAAAAAGCGCACGAGCTAGAGTTTAACGTCGCGGTTACGGGCGTCATAAACGCGGGCAAATCAACCCTGCTAAACGCGCTGCTGGACAAGAAAATCCTAGGCGCCTCAAACGTGCCCGAGACGGTAAATTTGACCGTGCTAAAGTATGCGCCAGAGCCTTTTGCAAAGGTAAATTTTTGGAGCGAGGCTGAGCTAAAAGAGCTTGGAATAGCGCAAGGTAAAGATGACGAAATAGCTGAAATTTACGGCGGCGCGGGCGTCAAATTTGAGAGCGAGACGGCGCAAAATTTAAAGGTCAAATTTAACGCGGACGACGAGTCGGCGGCTAAATTTGAGAGCCCTAGCGCGAGCGAGATTTGCTTCGAACCGCCGGCTAGCAAGACCGTCAAAACGGACGAGATCAAGCGCTACACCTCGGCGGACTCCAAATATGCTAAATTCGTAAAAAGCGTCGAGCTTTACGAAAATTTGGAGCTTTTAAAGGATAACGTGCGCATCATCGACACGCCCGGCATCGACGACGCGGTGGCTGCGCGCGAGGAGCTGGTGCGGCGATTTATGCGGGAGTGCGACCTAATGGTGCACCTGATGAACGTCTCGCAAAGCGCCACGCAAAAGGATCTGGACTTCATCGTCTCAAGCCTGCAAAACTCCCACGCCGTGAGGCTCGCCGTGCTGCTCACGCACGCAGACGTGCTAAAGCAGGGCGAGCTAAACGAGGTCGCCGCCTACGCCAAAAAGAGCGTCGAGGAGCGCACGCGGGGGCTTGGCGTCGGGGCTGAGTTTTTCGCCGTGAGCGCTAAAAGCTACTTTGAGGGCGCGCAAAACAGCGGCGTCGAGGAGTTTAAGGAGTATCTTTACGAGACGCTTTTTGGGCAAAATAGCCAAAAATCTCGCCTTGGCATCGAGGCATATAAAAAGGAGCTCGGCCGCGTCTGCGCGCAGTTTGCGGCGGATACGCAAAGCGAGATTTTAAAACTAACGGGTTCAAATTTGAGCTTGTCGCAAAGGCTTTCTGAACTAAACGAGCAAAAAGTCGCGCTGGATAGCCGTCTAAAGGACGTGAGAGACGCGGTAAAAGAGGAGCTAGAGCGCCTAGATACGGCTAAAACCGCAGCTAGCTACGAGCTTGGGCTAAAATCTCTTGCGCAAACGCTAAAGCAGCGCGTCGCGGATGACATAAACTACGCGGCCTCTAAAAAACAAAAGATCGATCCGCAGCGCCTCTCGCGCATCGCGCAAACTACGATCAAAGACGGCGTCATCGTCCTAATGCGTCAAAACCGCAACGAAATCGTACGGCAAATCGCCGCGTGCGCGCAAAATATCGCGCTAAAATTCGGCGAATTTGAGGGCAAATCGGCAGCCGCCGAGGTCTTTAGCATAAACGACTATCTGAACTCAAAAGGGATAAGCTTAGAGTGCTCCCAGGTCGCGGATGCGGTGACTAGCGCGGCAAACTCGGGCGCTCAAGGCATACCTGAAGCCGCCAAAGTAGCCGCGGAGGAGTTTTTGGGCGCCCAGAGGATCAAAAATTTCGTTTTCGAGCTTAGCGAATTTGAAAAAAGCGAGTTTAAAAAGCAGATCGAAGCCGCACTAAAAGATAAAGAAAAGGCGCTCGCAATCAGCGAAGAGGCGCTAAAAATCGAGCTTGCCCAGCTAGCAAAAACTAGCGGGCGGGACTCGCGCGAGCTAGAGCGACTAAACTCGCAAAGCGAGGCGATAAATGCTATAAATTTGGAGCTGCAAAGTGTTTGA
- a CDS encoding dynamin family protein yields the protein MFEEFINAYKTRYFKIFSDDFHGRFRRLQNELTEPKFHPSVELERELNKLDLFLSSPLTVAIVGQFSSGKSTFLNALLGSEILPSGLTPVTSKPTFIRYGAAPGLSVLYENGRELYLGVEEISRFVDQRVFGDDVSRLCVYAPSEILKSVNFVDTPGLNSLSKADTAVTHEVLKDVAGVIWLSLADNAARASEAAQIEEFLAGGGKTAICLLNQKDKLSQDELERLKTHAQATYGRFFERIIAVSAKQAVKAQAAGDAVLLAESNFSEVVSAIRELFGGEEIKEKFVREKCARLVAVNAAQHEQIAKIYEKAGEIIAKFDAELESNLKAVQENFKPKIELAFNELKHVAKLVADEILASLKSEKKYKYSPRKTLLKGEYFEASAYEAVDFDSDEVFSKLIYNDVKFAKFFRTYKRGLSALQEEIGAALDEIYARLEREFMIYKSEFENAQKEDETHSDTLFADVRTYAGQVYRTFLRDYETAKFKGLQKTALFFEKLNLKVAANYENAVKIAVYFLKEKIAGSMRAHEQNGFALFIPSFDEVQDRVLLSLNLYEFENEMLGNASFLNKILSALKSEFAQIKDEKLAKIAALSAGHERLRGEILKAGEGFGG from the coding sequence GTGTTTGAGGAGTTTATAAACGCGTATAAAACGCGGTATTTTAAGATATTTTCGGACGATTTTCACGGGCGATTTAGGCGGCTGCAAAACGAGCTAACCGAGCCCAAATTTCACCCAAGCGTGGAGCTAGAGCGCGAGCTAAATAAACTCGATCTGTTTTTATCTAGCCCGCTTACGGTCGCTATAGTCGGGCAGTTTTCTAGCGGCAAATCGACGTTTTTAAACGCACTTTTGGGTAGCGAGATTTTACCGTCGGGTCTAACTCCCGTGACCTCAAAGCCGACCTTTATCAGATACGGCGCCGCGCCAGGACTTAGCGTTCTTTACGAAAACGGCAGAGAGTTGTATCTGGGCGTCGAGGAGATCTCGCGATTCGTCGATCAGCGCGTGTTTGGCGATGATGTTAGCAGGCTTTGCGTTTATGCGCCCTCTGAAATTTTAAAGTCGGTAAATTTCGTCGATACGCCGGGGCTAAACTCGCTCTCGAAGGCCGACACCGCCGTCACGCACGAAGTACTAAAAGACGTCGCGGGCGTCATCTGGCTAAGCCTCGCCGACAACGCCGCGCGCGCTAGCGAAGCCGCGCAGATCGAGGAGTTTTTGGCTGGCGGGGGCAAAACGGCGATCTGCTTGCTAAATCAAAAAGATAAGCTAAGCCAGGACGAGCTTGAGCGCCTCAAAACTCACGCGCAGGCCACATACGGGCGGTTTTTTGAGCGCATTATCGCGGTTTCCGCCAAGCAAGCCGTAAAAGCGCAAGCCGCGGGCGATGCGGTACTTTTGGCGGAGTCAAATTTTAGCGAGGTGGTAAGCGCTATCCGCGAGCTTTTTGGCGGCGAAGAGATAAAAGAAAAGTTCGTGCGCGAAAAGTGCGCTAGGCTGGTCGCCGTAAACGCTGCTCAGCACGAGCAAATCGCTAAAATTTACGAAAAAGCGGGCGAGATAATCGCTAAATTTGACGCCGAGCTGGAGTCAAATTTAAAAGCCGTACAAGAAAATTTTAAACCGAAAATCGAGCTAGCCTTTAACGAGCTAAAACACGTTGCAAAGCTCGTTGCAGACGAAATCCTAGCTAGCCTAAAAAGCGAGAAAAAGTATAAATACTCGCCGCGAAAAACGCTGCTAAAGGGCGAGTATTTTGAAGCTAGCGCGTATGAGGCGGTGGATTTTGATAGCGACGAGGTGTTTTCAAAACTTATCTACAACGACGTGAAATTCGCCAAATTTTTTAGAACGTACAAGCGTGGCTTAAGCGCGCTACAAGAAGAAATCGGCGCGGCGCTGGATGAAATTTACGCTCGGCTGGAGCGCGAGTTTATGATTTATAAATCCGAATTTGAAAACGCGCAAAAAGAGGACGAAACGCACTCGGATACTCTGTTTGCCGACGTTAGGACGTATGCGGGGCAGGTGTATAGGACGTTTTTGAGAGACTATGAGACGGCGAAATTTAAAGGGCTGCAAAAAACGGCGCTGTTTTTTGAAAAGCTAAATCTCAAAGTCGCCGCAAACTACGAAAACGCAGTCAAAATCGCCGTGTATTTTCTAAAAGAAAAGATCGCGGGCTCGATGCGCGCGCACGAGCAAAACGGCTTTGCGCTCTTTATCCCGAGCTTTGACGAGGTGCAAGACCGCGTTTTGCTGTCGCTAAATTTATACGAATTTGAAAACGAGATGCTGGGAAATGCGTCATTTTTAAATAAAATTTTATCGGCGTTAAAGAGCGAATTTGCGCAGATAAAGGACGAAAAACTAGCCAAGATCGCGGCCCTATCGGCAGGACACGAGAGGCTAAGGGGTGAAATTTTAAAAGCGGGCGAGGGGTTTGGTGGGTAG
- a CDS encoding type II toxin-antitoxin system prevent-host-death family antitoxin → MRTIQANFTASISELKKSPAQILKQAGDNVVAILNHNVPSAYLVPSAVYEKMTEIIDDYYLSKAVDTALTSGEKPVKVSLDEL, encoded by the coding sequence ATGCGAACCATACAAGCAAATTTTACTGCTAGCATAAGCGAGCTAAAAAAATCCCCGGCTCAAATTTTAAAGCAAGCGGGAGACAACGTAGTAGCGATACTAAACCATAATGTGCCTAGCGCCTATCTGGTACCAAGCGCCGTGTATGAAAAGATGACCGAAATAATAGACGACTACTATCTAAGTAAAGCCGTAGATACCGCGCTGACAAGCGGTGAAAAGCCTGTAAAAGTAAGCTTAGATGAGCTATGA
- a CDS encoding type II toxin-antitoxin system RelE/ParE family toxin: MSYELGFLPSALKEWQKLDNSVKAQFKKKLAERLENPKVAKDKLRGYENIYKIKLKDAGYRLAYQVKDAHVTIIVLVVGRRENDEAYELLKDRI; encoded by the coding sequence ATGAGCTATGAGTTAGGATTTTTGCCAAGTGCTTTAAAAGAGTGGCAAAAGCTGGATAATAGCGTAAAGGCGCAGTTTAAAAAGAAGCTCGCCGAACGATTAGAAAACCCCAAAGTAGCTAAAGATAAACTACGCGGCTACGAAAATATCTACAAAATCAAGTTAAAGGATGCGGGCTACCGACTAGCCTATCAAGTAAAGGATGCCCATGTAACAATCATCGTTTTAGTCGTCGGCAGAAGAGAAAACGATGAAGCGTATGAGCTTCTAAAAGATAGAATTTAG
- a CDS encoding ATP-binding protein, protein MRFLIEFIGGEQNSKISSLIKCSQNEAKILRHLSKGYVEGTPQSSVYDVLCAVFGSEEYKFLAGLADVKNLLESGWIVQGFSIFKNQGADGAGSNLLGLLHSEISLSPLFLKILEEGEFGLMLPAVAPYADHLDYLKDQFLRVELYGKLSFFSKNVSSDTKSRLEKDVKELETIIEKRLNLSKISISVEQIFKDNALNDKEQLIFLALLKEEYVGETDVNRDLNALVGILSADEFERIKNRALLDEGSKLIENGLIDYDESLNAYGGFSRTFYITDEILQSVMHPKTESKSKKLALETLVKEQEIFELIEPSTDINDVVLDVKVKELLDAILKQVDRRVLARLSSWGIKSRKNVDAKIIFYGPPGTGKTMSALSLAKSLKKQVLSFDCSKILSKYVGESEQNVRKIFDTYKEICAKSKSEPVLLLNEADQFLSTRVEGGSGADKMHNQMQNIFLEQIERFEGVLIATTNFLQSLDTAFSRRFDHKIEFKKPDLAARLAIWRKVLPENASFEENFDVKQLAKFELSGAQIMLALKNTALKVAVREDGIFTMSDFESEIKREMSSNFGEDKKVGF, encoded by the coding sequence GTGCGGTTTTTGATAGAGTTTATCGGCGGCGAGCAAAATTCTAAAATTTCCTCGCTCATAAAATGCAGCCAAAACGAGGCGAAAATTTTACGCCATCTAAGCAAAGGCTACGTCGAAGGCACTCCGCAAAGTAGCGTCTACGACGTACTTTGCGCGGTTTTTGGCAGCGAGGAGTATAAATTTCTAGCAGGACTTGCAGACGTAAAAAATCTACTGGAAAGCGGCTGGATCGTGCAAGGCTTTTCTATATTTAAAAACCAGGGCGCAGACGGCGCAGGCTCAAATTTACTAGGCCTACTTCACAGTGAGATCTCGCTATCGCCGCTTTTTCTTAAAATTTTAGAAGAGGGCGAGTTTGGGCTCATGCTGCCAGCAGTCGCGCCCTACGCCGATCACCTCGACTACCTAAAAGATCAGTTTTTGCGCGTGGAGCTTTACGGCAAGCTCTCGTTTTTTAGCAAAAACGTATCAAGCGACACCAAAAGCCGCCTCGAAAAAGACGTAAAAGAGCTAGAAACCATCATCGAAAAACGGTTAAATTTAAGCAAAATTTCGATTTCCGTCGAGCAAATTTTCAAAGATAACGCGCTAAACGATAAAGAGCAGCTGATTTTCCTCGCGCTTTTAAAGGAAGAGTATGTCGGCGAAACGGACGTCAACCGCGATCTAAACGCGCTTGTGGGGATTTTAAGCGCGGACGAATTTGAACGAATAAAAAACCGCGCCCTACTGGATGAAGGCTCAAAACTAATCGAAAACGGCCTCATCGACTACGACGAGTCGCTAAACGCTTACGGCGGCTTTAGCAGGACGTTTTACATAACCGACGAAATTTTACAAAGCGTAATGCACCCAAAAACCGAGAGCAAAAGCAAAAAACTAGCGCTAGAAACTCTCGTAAAAGAGCAGGAGATATTTGAGCTCATCGAGCCCTCGACCGACATAAACGACGTCGTGCTGGATGTCAAAGTAAAGGAGCTACTAGATGCGATCCTAAAACAAGTAGATCGCCGCGTGCTGGCGCGCCTATCTAGCTGGGGCATCAAGTCGCGTAAAAACGTGGACGCCAAAATCATCTTTTACGGACCGCCGGGTACGGGCAAAACCATGAGCGCGCTAAGCCTCGCAAAGAGCCTAAAAAAGCAGGTTCTTAGCTTTGATTGCTCTAAAATTTTGAGTAAATACGTCGGCGAAAGCGAGCAAAACGTGCGTAAAATTTTCGATACTTACAAAGAAATTTGCGCCAAAAGCAAGAGCGAGCCCGTGCTGCTGCTAAACGAGGCCGATCAGTTTCTAAGCACGCGCGTCGAGGGCGGTAGCGGCGCGGACAAGATGCACAACCAAATGCAAAATATATTTTTGGAGCAAATCGAGCGCTTTGAGGGCGTACTCATCGCCACGACGAACTTCTTGCAAAGCCTAGATACCGCGTTTTCTCGTAGGTTTGACCATAAGATCGAGTTTAAAAAGCCCGATCTCGCCGCTCGTCTTGCGATCTGGCGCAAGGTACTGCCCGAAAATGCGAGCTTTGAGGAAAATTTCGACGTCAAACAGCTGGCTAAATTTGAGCTAAGCGGCGCGCAAATCATGCTCGCGCTCAAAAACACAGCGCTAAAAGTCGCCGTGCGCGAGGACGGGATATTTACGATGAGCGACTTTGAAAGCGAGATCAAGCGCGAGATGAGCTCAAATTTCGGCGAGGATAAGAAAGTCGGGTTTTAA
- a CDS encoding fatty acid--CoA ligase, with amino-acid sequence MNYPYENFEDMLNVAVDKNGGGIAIYTETGKMSYKQLRANAFTLAAFLQGMGIKKGDRVAMIVNNSPEFIASYFAITLLGAVAVPINTFLKYEEFEYIINDCGAKFLFASAELAKEIRGLESKTAIKKIVWIGDRAEFDENNIAYAHALNCRIELNLTDRPKLDDLAHIIYTSGTTGKPKGAMISYRNLISNVQGAQEVFHVRTKDRFAVFLPMFHSFTLTAMVLLPIFSACSLILVKSIFPFSNVLKQVLLKRATVFLGVPAIYTAIGKAKIPWYFRWFNCIRIFISGGAPLAEQTIADFRVKFPRAVLIEGYGLSECSPIVSANTLQKQKISSVGLPLPGYEVKCINDEMMELPAGEVGELIVKGDCVMQGYLNMPDATDETIVNGWLRTGDLVKIDEEGYIFIVDRKKDLIISKGINIYPREIEEVLFKLPEVEAAAVIGVRDEHADEEVTAFIQFKENMSLDEKDIRAHLKKHLANFKIPKTIYFKDELPKNATGKVLKRVLKEQIKDEI; translated from the coding sequence ATGAACTACCCTTACGAAAATTTCGAGGATATGCTAAATGTCGCGGTAGACAAAAACGGCGGCGGTATCGCGATCTACACCGAAACGGGCAAAATGAGCTACAAGCAGCTACGCGCAAACGCATTTACGCTGGCTGCATTTTTGCAAGGTATGGGCATAAAAAAAGGCGACCGCGTCGCGATGATCGTAAATAACTCGCCGGAGTTTATCGCTAGCTACTTTGCCATCACGCTGCTAGGCGCCGTGGCCGTGCCGATAAATACCTTTTTAAAATACGAAGAATTCGAGTACATCATAAACGACTGCGGGGCGAAATTTCTCTTTGCTTCGGCCGAGCTAGCCAAAGAGATACGCGGACTAGAGAGCAAAACCGCAATCAAAAAGATCGTCTGGATCGGAGATAGAGCCGAATTTGACGAAAATAATATCGCCTACGCGCACGCGCTAAACTGCCGTATAGAGCTAAATTTGACCGACCGACCAAAGCTTGACGATCTAGCCCACATCATCTACACTTCAGGCACCACGGGCAAGCCAAAGGGCGCGATGATCAGCTACCGCAACCTCATCTCAAACGTCCAGGGCGCGCAAGAGGTCTTTCACGTACGTACGAAGGATAGATTTGCCGTGTTTTTGCCGATGTTTCACAGTTTTACTCTCACGGCGATGGTGCTGCTACCGATATTTTCGGCGTGTTCGCTTATTTTAGTAAAGTCCATTTTCCCGTTTTCAAACGTCCTAAAACAAGTCCTGCTCAAGCGCGCGACCGTGTTTTTAGGCGTGCCCGCGATCTATACGGCTATCGGCAAGGCTAAAATCCCGTGGTATTTTCGCTGGTTTAACTGCATTAGGATTTTTATCAGCGGCGGAGCGCCTTTGGCCGAGCAGACTATCGCGGATTTTCGCGTTAAATTTCCGCGCGCGGTGCTGATAGAGGGCTACGGCCTTAGCGAATGCTCGCCTATCGTCTCGGCAAACACGCTGCAAAAACAAAAAATCTCAAGCGTCGGCTTGCCGCTGCCGGGCTATGAAGTAAAATGCATAAACGACGAGATGATGGAGCTGCCCGCAGGCGAGGTGGGCGAGCTAATCGTAAAAGGCGACTGCGTGATGCAGGGCTACCTAAATATGCCCGACGCCACCGACGAAACGATCGTAAACGGCTGGCTACGCACGGGCGACCTCGTCAAGATCGACGAAGAGGGCTATATCTTTATCGTCGACCGCAAAAAAGACCTCATCATCTCAAAGGGCATCAACATCTACCCGCGCGAGATCGAGGAGGTGCTGTTTAAACTGCCAGAAGTCGAAGCCGCCGCGGTTATCGGCGTCAGAGACGAACACGCGGACGAGGAGGTTACGGCGTTTATCCAGTTTAAAGAAAATATGAGCTTGGACGAAAAAGATATCCGCGCGCACCTCAAAAAGCACTTGGCGAATTTTAAAATTCCAAAGACGATTTATTTTAAAGACGAGCTGCCTAAAAACGCGACGGGCAAGGTGTTAAAGCGCGTTTTAAAAGAGCAGATAAAGGATGAAATTTAG
- a CDS encoding OmpP1/FadL family transporter, which translates to MRKYIGVCLAACCCLNAAGFKIPEQSGDSIALLNSNVATSFGPDAAYNNPANMVFLDGGHYFEGSLTYLRMSKTKYSHFSGAKFTSKKAGALAPTFHYVSPQFGDWRFGLSVVVPAGMSMRWDENLPKATSKKFDLKVIEVNPSVAYALTDNIALGFGLRAVYARGEAVQEVPGALPASQDIKGDRVNFGYNAAITYKPTSNLSLAATYRSKVNMNLKGDTDISAPAHPMGRFPSGSYSGSAKLSVPLPASLNLALSYKIANTTLLFDFERTYWSAWKELDFNYPGASAAHYRNPFFAAFDASKKRDWKDSNAYRIGVAHDATDKLRLMGAVTFDEAASRADTTGFDLPDTKAVIYAAGFNYKFTDALELGASYFYQDRKARDVHYYSNASGLYPNGKFERGNAQAINLNVKYKF; encoded by the coding sequence ATGAGAAAATATATCGGCGTTTGCCTAGCGGCTTGCTGCTGTCTAAATGCGGCGGGCTTTAAAATCCCCGAGCAAAGCGGCGATAGCATCGCGCTTTTAAACTCAAACGTCGCAACGAGCTTTGGTCCCGACGCAGCCTATAATAACCCTGCAAATATGGTATTTTTGGACGGCGGACACTACTTTGAAGGCTCGCTAACATACCTACGCATGTCAAAGACGAAGTATAGCCACTTTAGCGGAGCAAAATTTACCTCAAAAAAAGCAGGCGCGCTAGCTCCGACTTTTCATTACGTTTCGCCGCAGTTTGGCGATTGGCGCTTTGGCCTATCAGTCGTCGTGCCTGCGGGAATGTCGATGAGATGGGACGAAAATCTACCTAAAGCCACCTCTAAAAAATTCGACCTAAAAGTGATCGAGGTAAATCCTAGCGTCGCCTACGCGCTAACCGATAACATCGCGTTGGGCTTTGGCCTCCGCGCCGTTTACGCTAGAGGAGAGGCCGTGCAGGAGGTGCCCGGCGCCCTACCCGCCTCGCAAGACATCAAGGGCGACCGCGTAAATTTCGGCTATAACGCGGCGATCACCTATAAACCGACTTCAAATTTGAGCCTAGCGGCCACCTACCGCTCGAAAGTAAATATGAATCTAAAAGGCGACACCGACATCAGCGCGCCGGCGCACCCGATGGGACGATTTCCGAGCGGCTCATATAGCGGCAGCGCAAAGCTATCCGTACCGCTACCAGCGAGCTTAAATTTAGCCCTATCGTACAAAATCGCAAATACCACGCTGCTATTTGACTTTGAAAGAACTTATTGGTCGGCATGGAAAGAGCTTGACTTCAACTACCCGGGCGCCTCGGCCGCTCACTACCGCAACCCGTTTTTTGCGGCATTTGACGCGTCCAAAAAGCGCGACTGGAAGGACAGCAACGCCTACCGCATCGGCGTAGCGCACGACGCGACGGATAAGCTCCGCCTGATGGGCGCGGTTACGTTTGACGAAGCCGCCTCTAGAGCCGATACTACGGGCTTTGATCTGCCCGATACCAAGGCCGTCATCTACGCAGCGGGCTTTAACTACAAATTTACGGACGCTTTGGAGCTGGGAGCTAGCTACTTCTACCAAGACAGAAAGGCGCGCGACGTGCACTACTACTCAAACGCGTCGGGGCTTTATCCAAACGGCAAATTTGAGCGCGGCAACGCTCAGGCGATAAATTTGAACGTGAAATATAAATTTTAA
- the nfo gene encoding deoxyribonuclease IV: MKFIGAHVSIAGGVENAPLNAANIGANAFAMFVKNQRQWEAKPLTPENISKFKQNLKAARIEPRHVLPHNGYLINLGHPSAEQRQKSINAFLDEIYRVEALGLVMINFHPGSYLNEISPEICLQNIANSVNFLLENSQNVKLVIENTAGQGSNLGFKFEHLAFIIKNCIDKSRIGVCLDTCHTFAAGYDIRGDYRCVMGEFDEIVGRDMLCGMHLNDTKFDLASKKDRHESLGKGFLGLKTFENIINDPRTDDIPLVLETIDEGIWADEIKILRNFKGE, from the coding sequence ATGAAATTTATCGGCGCGCACGTCAGCATCGCGGGCGGCGTAGAAAACGCTCCGCTAAATGCGGCAAATATCGGCGCTAACGCCTTTGCGATGTTTGTCAAAAATCAGCGTCAATGGGAAGCCAAGCCGCTAACCCCAGAAAATATCTCTAAATTTAAACAAAATTTAAAAGCCGCCCGTATCGAACCCAGGCACGTTTTGCCGCACAACGGCTACCTTATAAATTTAGGCCATCCGAGCGCCGAGCAGCGTCAAAAGTCCATTAACGCCTTTTTGGACGAAATTTACCGCGTAGAGGCGCTAGGCCTAGTGATGATAAATTTTCATCCGGGCTCGTATCTAAACGAAATTTCGCCCGAAATTTGCCTCCAAAATATCGCAAATTCCGTAAATTTCCTACTCGAAAATAGCCAAAACGTAAAGCTAGTCATCGAAAATACCGCGGGTCAGGGCTCAAATTTGGGCTTTAAATTTGAACACCTAGCCTTTATTATTAAAAACTGCATCGATAAAAGCAGGATCGGCGTTTGCCTAGACACCTGTCACACGTTTGCCGCTGGATACGACATCAGGGGCGACTACCGGTGCGTGATGGGCGAATTTGACGAGATAGTCGGGCGCGATATGCTGTGCGGCATGCATCTAAACGATACGAAATTTGACCTAGCCAGCAAAAAGGACCGCCACGAGAGCCTAGGAAAGGGCTTTTTGGGCCTAAAAACATTTGAAAACATCATAAACGACCCGCGCACGGACGATATCCCGCTAGTTTTAGAGACGATCGATGAGGGCATCTGGGCGGACGAGATAAAAATTTTAAGAAACTTTAAAGGAGAATAA